The region ACCGGTGAGGAACTGAACCCGGCCCTGCGCGCGGTACGTGACTCCCTCGCGGCTCGGGCGGATCGGCGTACCCGGCTGTTGGCGGCGGTGCTGCCGCCGTCGGTGCTGCTGCGCTGGCGGTTGGCGATCATGGACGGCTCGGGCCGGTTCGTCACGGCCAACGGCCGGTTGCGCGAGGGCCTGCTCCGCTGGAGCCCGCGCCGACTGCTCGCCAACCGGGCGAGGTAGCCGGCAGTAGGTAAGCGGAAACCCGTGGGGCCCGGAACCAGTGTTCGGTTCCGGGCCCACGGGTTCCCTCCCCCGCCCCCTGCCCCCCTGCCCCCCTGCTCCGCGATCTAGGGCATATGGTGGTGATCAGAGATCAACAAGCCACCATATGCCCTAGATCGCGGGCGGAGTGGGGGGAGGGAGGGAGGAGGGAGGAGGGAGGGGGGCTTGGGGGGTTGGGGGGTTGGGCAGCATTGGGGGGATTCTGACGAGGGGGATCTCGTTAGGGCGAATCACCGGAAAGTGAACAGACATCATCGCCGGATACCGTCTGAGGTGTCCGGCGAAGCCGCCTCGCGGGCGAACCCGCGAAGGCGGAACCACCCGATGTCAGCGGTGGCCTTCCGGCCGCTGCCGCCACCGGTCTTCGAGACGGTCGAGCAAAGACATCCGCCGACCTCGCGTGCGCCGACTGGTCGAACCACCGACCACGCGCAGATCGGGCGTTTGCGCCTTGCGATGGGACTGCATCGCAAACGCGGCCGCACCGAGCATGACCACGAAGCCAGCCACTCCGATGAGCGGAGTCTTGTCCACCGTGCCGTAAACGACCAGTGCAAGGCCAGCGATGATCACGCCAGCGGCGACGAGCAGGCGACGTCGCGCGTGGAAACGCGGGTCGCTGGCACGCACAGCCGAGGCGAATTTGGGGTCCTCGGCAAGCGACTGTTCGATCTGCTCGAACAGCCGCTGCTCGTGCTCCGAGAGCGGCACGGCACTCCTCCCCGGTCACGTTGAGTCGATCCGGTCGGACCGACAGACCGTGGCAGCCAACCGGCTGCTTAGCGCAAGTCTACGAGGGGGGTCGGCGCTCGGAAAGCGGGACGACCTACGGTCGTGCCTGATTTTCCGTCCGGCGCAGGTCATCACGCCCCAAGAGACTCGCAGGGCGCACGATCGCACGCCCAAAACGGGCGGCCGCGGCATCCGCCGCCGCCTCCGCGTCCCGCCAACCGTGCTCCGGTTCGCCGAGCGCGAGCTGCCGGGGAGTCGCCCGCTCGTCGGCCAAGCCCTCCATTCGTACCCCTACGAGGCGGATTCGGTCAGTCACATTGAGCGCTACGAACAGGGCCCACGAAACCTCGAACAGCTCATGGGCGACGTCGGTGGGGCCACCGAGGGTCCGGGAGCGGTTGACCGTACGGAAATCGGACAGCCGTACCTTGATCGACACTGTCCGCCCCACCTGACCCGCTCGGCGCAGGCGCACCCCGACCTTCTCGGCCAGGGCCAGCAACGCCCGCCGGATCTGCTCCGGATCGGCGACGTCGGTGTCGAAGGTGACCTCGGCACCGATCGACTTCTCCACCTGGTCCGGACTCACCCCGCGCGGATCCCGGCCCCAGGCCAACTCGTGCAGGTGCCGGGCCGCCGCCTCACCCAGCGCCCCGCGCAGCATCTCGACCCGGGCCTGGGCGAGATCGGCGACGGTGGTCAGCCCCAGCCGGCGCAGCGTCTCCGCGGAGCGCTCCCCCACCCCCCAGAGCGCCTCGACCGGCAGCGGATGCAGGAATTCGAGCACCAGCCCGGCCGGCACCACCAGCAACCCGTCCGGCTTGGCCCGGGTCGACCCGAGTTTGGCCACGAACTTGGTCGGGCCCACCCCGACCGAAC is a window of Micromonospora sp. NBC_01699 DNA encoding:
- a CDS encoding DNA polymerase IV, whose amino-acid sequence is MGRSQAVRGDGDPRFGPDGDDEGCPILHVDMDAFFAAVEVRKRPELRGRPVVVGGIGPRGVVSSASYEARRYGVRSAMPSMRARALCPHAVFLPPDFAEYSAASRAVMEIFRGVTPLVEPLSLDEAFLDVSGARRLLGRPAEIARMIRARVVEQERITCSVGVGPTKFVAKLGSTRAKPDGLLVVPAGLVLEFLHPLPVEALWGVGERSAETLRRLGLTTVADLAQARVEMLRGALGEAAARHLHELAWGRDPRGVSPDQVEKSIGAEVTFDTDVADPEQIRRALLALAEKVGVRLRRAGQVGRTVSIKVRLSDFRTVNRSRTLGGPTDVAHELFEVSWALFVALNVTDRIRLVGVRMEGLADERATPRQLALGEPEHGWRDAEAAADAAAARFGRAIVRPASLLGRDDLRRTENQARP
- a CDS encoding DUF3040 domain-containing protein, producing MPLSEHEQRLFEQIEQSLAEDPKFASAVRASDPRFHARRRLLVAAGVIIAGLALVVYGTVDKTPLIGVAGFVVMLGAAAFAMQSHRKAQTPDLRVVGGSTSRRTRGRRMSLLDRLEDRWRQRPEGHR